Part of the Mycoplasmopsis columboralis genome, TTCTGTTTGAGGCTCAACTCCTGATTGAGCATCAAGAACAGCTACAGCTCCATCAAGCACACGAAGTGAACGTTCAACCTCAACTGTAAAGTCAACGTGTCCTGGGGTATCGATAACATTAATTCTTTTTCCTTTTCAGAACGCTGTTGTAGCAGCAGAAGTAATGGTAATACCACGTTCTTGTTCTTGAGCCATTCAGTCCATTTGTGAAGCACCATCGTGTGTTTCACCGATTTTGTGAATTTTTCCTGTGTGGAATAAAATTCTTTCTGTAGTAGTAGTTTTTCCTGCATCAATGTGGGCCATAATACCGATGTTACGGTAGTCTTTTAATTGATAATCTCTAGCCATAATATCTTAAATACACAAAATTATCATCTGAAGTGTGCAAATGCACGGTTTGCTTCAGCCATTTTGTGAGTATCTTCACGTTTTTTAATAGCTCCACCAGTTTTATTTGATGCATCAATAATTTCGTTAGCTAAACGAACGTCCATTGTTTTTTCATTTCTTGAACGTGCATAGTTAACAAGTCATCTAAGAGCAAGAGTTTTTTTTCTACGTGGAGAAACTTCGGTTGGAACTTGGTAGTTTGTTCCTCCAATTCTTCTTGTTCTAATTTCAAGTTGTGGAGTGATGTTTTCTACAGCTTGTAAAAACACTTCCATTGGGTCTTTTTGAGTTTTTTCTTTAACAATTTCAAACGCTGAATATAAAATGTCTTGAGCGATTGATTTTTTTCCGTCAAGCATAATAGTGTTAATTAATTTTGTAACGATTACAGAATTAAAAACTGGATCTGCAAGTACTTCACGGATAGGTGCACTTTTCTTTCTTGACATATTGTCCTCCTAATTTTTGATTCAATTTTTTATGATTTTGATAATTAATTATTTAACTATTTAGCTTTTTCTTTTTTGGTTCCGTATAAACTACGTCCTTGTTTACGTTTTGCTACTCCGGCAGCATCTTGTGTTCCACGAACAATGTGGTATCTAACCCCAGGTAAGTCTTTAACACGACCTCCACGAATTAAAACAACAGAGTGTTCTTGTAAGTTGTGTCCTTCTCCTGGAATATATGCTGTAACTTCCATACCATTTGATAATTTAACACGAGCATATTTACGAAGCGCTGAGTTAGGTTTCTTAGGTGTCATAGTTGCAACACGAGTACATACACCACGTTTAAATGGTGAAGCCATTTTTTTAGCTTTTTTAATAAGTGAGTTGTAGCTTAAGCTTAAAGCAGGTGCGTTTTGCTTTTTAACTTTAGAAACACGACCACTTGTAACTAATTGGTTTGTTGTTGGCATTTTAACCATCCTTTCATTTGATTATATTAATTTTGGCATACTAAAATTGTATGAGTTTATTATACATAAAATTCCGTGCCGGGTGTATCATATTTTTATTTTTTTTAATAGCGAGAAATTAACTTAAACAAAAAGAGTAATTTATAAATAAATTATTTATTTTGACTAGTCATTATTAAGTTTGTTTTTTTAAATTTATTTTGTTAAAATTTAGTTCACTATTATGAAAAAGAAAAACAAAATTAGCAAATATTTTGAGTTTTTTGGCGGAATAGAAAATATCAAATTCTATCATCACAAAGATAATTTTTACACTTTCTATTTTCATGATTTTTCCGATGTCAAAATAGCTCAGATTCAAAATTATTTATTTTTAGGTGATATTCAAGTTTTTGATGATTTTTTGACCATTAAGATCAATGAAGAGTGCTTTAAAGATTTTAAAGGACTTCTTTCATCAAAATTTAAATTTGATCACAACTATTACAAAAAGGTATTTTTGTGAGACGAAACACTTAAACCATCTAAGAATTTAATTAACATCTTACGCAATCTTTTCAAAGGTTTTGCAGATATTTTTCTTCCTTTAATCCCTTTGTTTATAGTTGGGGGTTTGTCATTAGCTACTGCTATTTTAATTGATTCATTTTCTAAAACAACAACTCAACATTCTGCTTCTTATTTTTTAAAACTAATTGGAAACAGCATTTTTACCTCTTTACCAATTTTTATTGGATATACATCTATGAAACGATACGGTGGAAATCCGTTTTTAGGAATGGCTATAGGGATTATTTTGGTTGCTCCTAGTTTATTTAACATTAATGATTCTTTAAATAAATATTATGTTAGCGCTCAATTGGGCGCTTCCTCAGAAACTATTTCAATGCTAAAACAAACCTTTATTGAAGAACATAAAAATATTCCCAATTTAACACTAGATGACATTAAAGTGTCATATTCACTTTTCCCAACAAATTGAGGATATTTTAAATTTGAATTTATCGGTTATCAATCACAAGTGTTTCCGACTTTAATCATTGTTTATTTGGCATATTGAATTGAAAGAATTTCAAATAAATACATTCATTCTTCAATTGTCGCTTTACTTTCTCCATTATTTACTGTATTAATTTCTGTTTTTATTGGTTTTTGAATTTTAGGACCTTTAGGAAGAGTTATTTCAGATATTTTAGCAGTTGCTTTGTCTGGTATTTGAACTTATACTAATTTTCCATATTTTGGGATTGGAGGATTTATTATTGGTTTTTCATACCCATTTATGGTTCTTACTGGTTTTCACCAGGGTCTTTTACCAGTGGAAATCCAACTTTTAGCAACTATTGGTCGAAGTTGGATTTCTCCTATTGCCATTTCCTCAAATATCGCTCAAGGTACAGTTGCTTTAGCTATAGCTACTTGAATGTTTATTAATAAATTTAAAAACAAAACAACTAAAGTAATATCTTCAGGAGTTACTGCAAACTTAGGAATTACTGAACCTGTGGTTTTTGGAATAAACTTACCACTAAAATATCCAATGTTAATTGCCGCATTTTCAGCTGGGGTTGCTGGATATTGAATGGGAATTACACAAGTAGCCGCCATTTCTCAAGGGTCAAGTTCTTGAATTGGTAGTTTAATTCAATTTACCTGAACGATAACTGATGCTGATAAACAATATTATGAGTCTTTAAAGCTATTTTCTATGGGTGAATATTACATTGTTAATTCAATAGCAAACGCATTAAAAATGCTAATTGCTAATTTAATTGCTGTACTTACAGCTTTTAGCATTACATTAACTTTATCTTTAACCAAATTTAAAGCACAAACAAAACAATGAGTTGTTCAAAATCTTTAAAAGTAGTTTTTAACTATTTTTATTTTTTTATTTTTATAATATTACTAACTGGTAATATATTAATGAGGATATTTTATTATGCAAAACATTTTATTTTTTTCAAAATCTTTTTTTAAACTAATCTTTAAAAAGAAATCAACTTATATTCCGTTGATTATTTTTGTTTTAATAAACTTAATTGTTGCTACAGTTAATTTAACATTACAATTAAATGTTTATATAGGAATTTGAAGCGCTGTTTTTGGAGTATTGTTTATTATATTTACCATTTTTTATGCTTCGTTAAAATATTTAAATTTATTTAAAGACCTTCAAGAAGAAGGTTTAGAACTTTTGATTGTTTCTAAACCTATTTCTCGATTACATTTAAATTTAAGCAAACTATTTGTGCTTTATTTTATAGCTTTAATAAATGCTATAGTCTTAAGTTTGTTATTTGTTTTTTTACAAGCTAATTATTTTAGCGGTTATTTTCTTTTTAAAATATTTGCTTTAAGTTTGGTTGTTTTCTTTTTTACTTTTACAATAATGGGACAAATCACTGCCTTAATTTCATTAAAATTAAGTGCTAAATTATCTTTATTTATTCCATCATTTGCTTATTTGGGTATTGCATTTGGTGGTTTTGCTTTACTTAATAATTCAACTTCAACCCCAAATAATGCTGGCTATTATTTAAATTTAGAAAATATAAATACTCAATCAGGTAACCAAGCTAATTTAAAATCTTTTTATTTGAATAACCCAGACTCTCAACTAAACATTTTTGCTTATGGACAAAATAAAGAACTTTCACCTCTTCAAAAAAACTATATTGAGAAAGTTTTTAAAACATCTAAAAATTCAGCTCTAGAATATCAAGTATACTCATACTTAATGTTTCCTTATTGATTTGTTGGTTCATTACTTTTTAATGATTCGCTTTTAAACGATTCAAATGACACATTTTTAAAAGATACTTTATATTCTTTTAAAAAGAATTCGCTTAGAAATTCATATCAATTGAAAAACAATTCAAATCTATTGAAATTAAACATTTACAATGGTAAAGAATTAAAAGATCTTTATGTTGTTCCAGGTTTGTATAAAAACAGTGGTTTAGACAAAGGAGTTGACACTCAACTTATTTACGCTAGGGAAAACGCAAATAATTTTGATGTTTCCTTTAAAGAAGATGAATATGTATTTGCTCAACCAAATAATATTGTGGGTTCTTTAAAATGAGATGTGGTAAAGGATGCTTTATCCGATGAAATTCTAAGTGCTTATTTTGAAGATTTTTATCATCAACATTTACAAAATAAACAATTATTTAAAGAAGATATTTTAACACTTATTGCTTCAGAAATAAATAATCCCGATTCACAATTATTTAATTCAAATACTTATAAAACTAAACTACTTGATGAAAATTACATTAATGGTAAATATATAACTTCATTAACTGAGCAAAAAATTTACTTAGCGGTTTCATTTATATATTATTTATATTTTTCACACAATAACTCTCAAACACTAAAAGAACTTTTATACGATAAAGAAACATTAAATTATCGCTTTGATCAATTAAAAATAAAAATTGATGACAACACTTATTTTATTGGAGGATATAAACAATTTACCCCTATTCAAAAAGTTGTGGATGATAAAATTATTATTCGATACGAATTGGAAAAATCAGATAATACATTATTCCAAGGTCAAGAAACAATTTATCAAATTAATAAATCTTCATTAATACTAAATGACTGAATTTTCATTTTTATTTGAGTTTTAATTTCAACATCTTCAGCGGTTTTACTTGTTTATTTAAATGCTAGAAAGGATTATAAATAATGATTAATACAAATATTTTAGAAGTAAAAAATCTTAGCAAAAAGTATAAAAATTTTGTTGCTTTAGATAATGTATCTTTTGAAATAAAAAAAGGTTCTTTTCATGCATTTATTGGAACAAATGGTTCAGGTAAAACAACCACTATAAAATGTATTATTGGAGCTTATCAAAAATATACAGGAGATATTCTTATAAATAATATAAGTGTGACAAATCCACTTTCTCGTTCTAATTTAGGATACATTCCTGAAAACGCAACTTTTCCTAAAGATGTTACTGTGTATGATTATTTAAGTTTTTTGAGTTCTTTATTTAAATTAACTAAAAATGAAATTGAACAAAAAATAAATTTTTACTTACAACAATTTAAAATAACTGATTTGAAGAATAAAAAACCTTTTAACTTTTCTTCCGGTCAAAAGAAAAAAGTTCTTCTTATTCAAGCGTTACTTGCTGATCCTGAAATTATTATTTTAGATGAGCCTGCAGCCAATTTAGATCCATACGGGCGCTACGAATTATTTAATATTTTAAAAACTTTACAATCTCAAGGTAAAACCATTTTAATTTGCTCTCACATTTTAAGTGAGGTTGATAATTATTCAGATTCATTAACATTAATTAATGATGGGAAAATTATTTACAACGGTAATAAATATGATTCATTAGAAAATATTTTTTATGAAAAAGTGATTGCTTCTAAGTAGTTCAATTATTCCTTTTGTTTTAGTATCTTGCACTCAAACACCCAAAAAAGATACTCCCACAAATGAAAACACCAATGTTTTAGATGCACTTAATTCATATTTATTCACCAATGACAAAACAACACAAAAACAGTACTATTTAGAACAAAATGCTATTTCTAAAAATTTATTTTTAGAACTTAACTATGCACTTTATTGATTTCCTTTGTATTATATTTCTTCGCAAAATCGTAACGATTCTTTTGCTAATTTAACTCTTTCTTCCAAAAAGATAATTGAAAATGCTTTAACAAAAAATTGATATTGATTTTTGAAAAACATCACTCGTTTTGAATTTGTTTTAAATCCGTATGGTGACAAATTTCAATCTAGTGATTTGGAGAATGCAATTTTTGAGAAAGGAAATAAAGATAAGAAAATTCTTTTAAACATTAAAGATAACCTTCAAAAAGTAATCATTAAAGATTTTGCGCTTCCAAACTCAACAAACCAATTAAGCAACACTAAATTTGTTTACTTCTTGTTTGGTGACAACAAAGTTGTATCTGCGGTTTTATACAATAAAGATAATATTAATTTCTTTAACTTGACTGGTGATGTATTAGAGTTTGAAGGTAAATTATCAATAAACGAAATCCAAAAACAACTAGATAGTATTCAAAATTCAATGATTCAGATTTATCAGCAAAAAATAAAAGAGGAAATTGATTACCTAAAATTGCTAGATTCTTCTGAAGAAGAAATTAATCTATTTTTGACAAGTGTTAATGATTTAAACTTTTTCAAACTATTCACTTTAAATGGTTACAATCAAATTATTTCTCAAACATTTCAGGAACTATTTGATAAAAACATTTTTTCCCGCTACACACTAAGAAAGGTAAACTATGATTAAAAAACTTTTTATTTTATTTCCTATTCCTTTCTTTGTTGCGTCTTGTGCGAATATAGATAATTCAAAACTAATTAGTTCAGTTAATTTTGAAGTTCATAATCAATTGAGTTCTCAAGCCATTAAAAGCAATCAAATAATAGATTCTTTATTAAGAAGGATTTATAAAAACGAAATAGAATTAAATAGCTACAAAAAACAACAAGAAAGTTCAAAATTAAAGGATGATTTTTTAAACGAAATAGCTATTTTGAAAGAAGAGTATTTAACAAAATCTACAGCAGACAATTTGCAAAAAATACAAAATTTAATTAATAAAAACTGGTATTTTGTTTTGAAAAACATTAATTTGTTTTACGGTCATTTCACATCTTGATTTGCTTTTCCTGATTCCGACTCAGGAAAGCATTCATCTGAATTTAGAAGTTTAATTGATAACACTAATCCATCAGAAGATTTCAATTTTACAAATAATTATTGAGAAAACATTAGAGAAGGTGATGAGTCACAAGAGTTAGCTAACACTACAGTTATTTATCTTCAAAAACAAAAAGTTATATTTAGATTTTTAATAACAGATGTGCTTTCAGAAAGACCAAAAATGCATTTTAGTGGAATAGGATGAAATTTTCCTTTTAGTAAAACTACCAAAATATCTGCTGGTATTTTGAGCGATGTTGTTCATAGTGCTTTAATTCATAAATATCAGGAAGGATATGATTTATTCGAAAATTCAGTTGTAAAAGAATTTAGATATGGTCTTATGGAAGAATTTATTTTACTCCCAAAGGAGAATCATGAATAAATTCAAAAAAATATTAGTTGCAGTTGCCCCTTTGCTTGCTTTATCTTCATTGTCATGTACAAATAAAAGCCAAAACATAACTATTTCAAACAATATTTCAAATTATCAAGAAAGCAATCAATGAAATTTATTTATTAATCAGGATGCAATTCAAAGCATTTTGACCACAATTTACGATAATCCCGAAAGCATTCAAAGTTATTTAGATTCTCAATTGAATATCAATGAAGATTACACTAGAATTCTTAATGAATCTTTGGTGTTTAATAATAGCTTATCATTATCTTTTGGTTCTGATTCTGGTGGATTTTTGTCAAGTGTTCCTAAACCTTTTCCATTAAGAGAGTTAGATAAACAAATACAGGATCTCTTTGAGCATAATTGATTATGATATTTATTTAATTTAAATAAAGCAGAATTTATATATTATCCTCAATTTGATCGTTTTGAAACTAATTCTGAGTCAATTAAATTGGATACTTTACAAAATTCTTTGAGTAATTCTTCTTTTTTTAGACCTTTATCAAATAAAATTTTGCAATTTTCAAAACAATATTATGAAGATTCGCAAGAATATAAAACATATAACTTTTTTTTACTTTTAGATGGAGGTTTTATCTTAAAACTTCAAGTAGATAAATATTTTGAAGATGGTAAATGGGATACTTCGATAAATTTGGATAGTTATATTTATTCATACCCTTACATATTTAACAAAGAAAATGTAAATAATATTTTTAACATCAGTAAATATGTAAGTGATACTCAATCTTTTTTTGAGTTATCTGAAAATAGAAGTAAGTCAATTTTGTTTAAAGAAAATTACGGTTCTTCTGAATTGAGATTTACTCTTTCAGCAATAAAAAAATAGGATGACCTATTCCTTAAATGCAAACCGTAACGCGACACGGAAAAACACAAAAAATTCGATCCTTTTTTGCTTAAAGGATCTTTTTTTAATGTTTATTTTTGAAAAATCTGTTTCTTGAAGTGTTGCTTGGTCTTCTCTTTTGGATTTTTACAAACAATTTTTCTTCTGGAGGTATAGGGTTTGACTTATCTTTGTAATAATTTCAATCAAAGAACATTTCATCAGCAGAAAAATAGCCGTGAATTTTTCTAGGCATTTGATTAATTTTATCTTGCACTTCCTTTACCTTTTCATCAGAAACGTTATTGAAATTAGTTCGTTTCTTGAAAAATCTTCTAACTATCCCGTTATAGTGCTCGATAGTTCCTTTTTCAAAAGAAGCATACGGATCTGTTAAGTATATTTTTACTTTTAATCTGTAACCTAGGTAAAAAAGTTTGTTAAACTCAAAATCATTATCAGTAGTGATAGATTTAACATTCAATTTATATTCTTTTATAAGTTCTCAAAGAGTGACTATTATTTTTCAAAGATCTTTTGAAAATACTTTTTTTATTATTCCATAACGACTTTGTCTTTCTACAAAAGTTAGTAGATGATGTTGTTTTTCACCGGTTTTTCCGACTATTAAGTCTAATTCTCAATGACCAAAATCAGTTCTATCATCTATTTTAGAAGGTCTTGCCCAATACGGAACAACCCATCTTTTACCCACTAATCTTTCTGCTGCGCTAATATGTCTTTTTCTTCCTCTTTTGTATGATTTTCTTAATCTATCATTAGAATTTATTACTCAGATCTCTGAGTTAATTCAGTTGAATACAGTTCTTAAAGATGGGGATTTTATCTCGGGGTGGTTATTAGTAACCGCCAAATAACTAACCTCAACTCCTCATGTTTTCTTGTCGAATTTTTCAATAAAAAGATTTGTAAATTCTTTATATTTTTCAAATGTATTTCTTAATTTAATTTGTTCCGATCATCTCCTTCTATTGTCATGTTTTAACTGTGCATAATATGCATCGTATCCATAAAGATTTGAGTTTTTCTTAATTTCTTCATATAATGAATTTCTGTGAATTTCAATCTTTTCTGCGATTTCTTTGAATGTGTATTCATTATTTTTTAGCAACATTTCAATTAACAATCTTTTTTGAAAGTTAATTTTGGTATTATTTATATTGCCTCCCGGACTCGTTTTATGGGGAGGTTTTTTTGTAGAAAAAATCGCCCCACCTTATAATTTTACTTAAAAGGTGTCGCGATACGGTTTGCAATCGGGGAATAGGATGACCTATTTTATTTAATGATATTTAGGTATTTTCTTAAAATACCTAATTTTTTTGCAGTGTATGGATATTTTTTAAATTTCATATAAATATCTCTTTTAACTTTTAAATAAGCTGTTTTAAAACTAAATAATTCAACAGATGCTCATCCATGATATTTACCATAACCACTATTTTTATATCCTCCAAAGGCTAGTTTAGAATCTGCAACCAAATCAATTGTGGCGTTAATCATTAAATTACCACTATTGAGAGTTTTTACTCTTTGAAAATCTATTTTATTTTCACTAAATAAGTAAATTATCAACGGATTAGGATTTGATGAGATTATTTTAGATATATCCTCTCAATTTTTATATGTTTTAGTATATACAACCGGACCCATAATTTCTTTTTGTTCGAAATTAGAATTAAGATGTTCTTTGTTTAGATAGCATAAAGATATTTTTTGTTTTAAAGGATCGTTGCTTATGTTTGAGGTGTCTTTATCAATTTCTTTAACTAAATTATCAAATGTTTGGATATTAATTATTTTTGAGATATTCGAATCTAAATGCATAATATCTAGCTTGTTATTTTTTATTTCTTTTTGAATAATTTTGTCAAATGCATCTTTTACACTTTCATGCACAATTAAATAATCCGGTGCCACACATGTTTGTCCGCTGTTTAGAATTTTTCCATAAAGAATTTGTTCAGCAGCTAGCTTTAAATTAGCGCTTTCAGTTACAATCACAGGAGATTTTCCTCCTAATTCTAAACAATAAGGAATTTTTAATTCATACGCTTTGGTTCTTATTTTTTCTCCAGTTAGTTCCCCACCGGTGAAGAAAATAAAATCTCATTTTTTATAGTCTAAAATTTCTTCAATAGTTTTTAAAGTTAAAACTTCTACATTATCAAAAGGTTTTAAGATTTTAGAAATTACTTCATTAGTATTTGGAGTAAATGGATGTAAAGACATTGAGATTTTATTTCCCATCGCAAATGCTCCAATAAAAGGATTTAAAGCTAAATTAAATGGATAATTTCAAGTACTAAAAATCAAAACCTCTCCGTGTGGTTTGTAAAAATGACCTTTATGAGAAAGCAAGTTGTTTGAAAGTGTTTTTAAAGATCTCATTTTGGTGATTTTTCTAGAGTTTTTGATAAAAAATTTAAGTTCTTTATACACTGGGTAAAGTTCGCTAATTAATGTTTCGTGTTCACTCTTGTTCAAATCTTTTTTTAACGCTTCAATTAAATCTGATTCAAAATAAATTATTTGAGTTCTTAATTTAAGAAGTTGTTTTTTTAAAATATTTGTCATATTTATCCTTTAAATATCTTTTAAATAAATTAATTTGATTTAATAGTTTGTCAATAAAAATATTGACTCAAAATAAAGCTAAAATTCAAAACGAAACATAAACTAAACTTCAACCTACTGAAATATTGTAATTTAACAACGCAATAGGATTTAAAGATAAATTCGATGCTTCATTAGCAGTGTTTGAATATAAAGCATGTCTTGCTATTTGTAAAATATGTGTTGTTGGAATAATTGAACAAAAGCTTTTTAGCCACTCTGGATAGTACGATAAAGGAATAAAACTTCCTATAAAGTATCCACCAAACATAATCAAAATAACATTAACTCCTTGGGAAACATTCAAAGATCTAAGTCTTGAAAGTAAAATCGGAAAAAACAATGATGATAAAACAGCTCCCAAAAGAATTAAAAAGAAAATTGAAATCATACTTTTTAAATTAATTACATTAATGATTTGGTATGTAAATAATTCATTTAAAGGTTCGTTTGAAGTTTCTGAATATATGTTTTCTACTATTTTTAGTATCTCATTTGCTGAGGAACCATATTGAGAATTTAATTCAGGTTTTTCTTTGATATATGAAACAAGTGAAGATATTTGATCAAAAGTATCAGCAGCAATGCTTTTTAAAATTAATTGTGAATTGAAACTTCTGATTTGGTTAACTTTAAAAGCAATTATAAAAATTATAAATATAATAAATACAATAAATGTGGTGATAAAGTTAATTACAAAATTAAATAAAAAGTAACTGTATCGTATTTTTCAATGCTTTATAGGAGTTATTTTTATATCATTAACAACTTTATTAGCATTGTCTTGAATTTGTATTACTGTTAAAGTAGCTCCGTTAATAATTGTGATTAAAAAAATCAATCCTGTTCCTATTTGAAAATTATCTCTGGCCAACAATGATTTACTTCCTCTTTCTAAAGAAACTAAATTAAAAACTAGCAATAAAATAACAAAAATTAAGATAGGAGCAAAAATGCTAAAGAAAAATCTAAATTTTTGATTTCACAAAGACAAAAATTGTCTTCTAAACAAAATATATGTGCTCATTTAAACTCCTAATTTTTTGTAATTGATAAAAACACATCATCCATATCACCTTTGATAATTTCAATATCACTCATCATTTCAGGGTGTTCTAAAATGTAATCTTTGATTTGTTTTGTGTTCTTAAAATTAATTAAATAACAATTATTTTCAAATTCAAATTCTTTGCCAGTATTCAAAATATATTCTTCTAAAGCTTTGTTTTTACGTGAATAAATTTTTAATGTTGAATTAGTGAATTTATTTTTTAAATCAGCAACAGTGCCTTCGGCTACAATAACCCCTTTATCTAAGACAATTACATTGTTGCAATTTGCTGCCTCTTCCATGTAATGGGTAGTTAAAATAATGGTTAAATCTTTTTCCTTACGATACTGATTGAGAATTTTTCAGACTAATTTTCTTGAATTTGGGTCTAAACCTGTTGTTGGTTCATCTAAAAATAAAATACTTGGTGAGTGCACTAAAGCTCTAGCTATGTCTACTCTTCTTTTTTGTCCGCCAGAAAGGGTTTTATACATTTTATCTTGAAAATCTTGAAGATTAAATAGTTGGATTATTTCACTAACTTTTTGTTTGATTTGTTGTTTTGAATCCTTCAAATATAAGGTTGCTTTTTGATACAAAATTTCCTTCGGAGATAAATAAGGATCTAAAATCGATTCTTGAAATACCACACCTATTTCATTTCTGATATATTCTCCATAATGACTAATATTTTTGTCATTAATCAAAACTTCACCGGAATCATATTTTAAAAGACCTAAAATAATGTTTAAAGTTGTGGTTTTTCCTGCTCCGTTTACACCTAAAAATCCAAACAACTCTCCTTTTTGTACTGAAAAACTTAATTCGTTTAAAGCTTTATATTTACCAAATGATTTTGTTAACTTATTTATTTTTAAGATAGTGTTTTTTGTATTTTGTTCCATGATATTTAAATTATTATAAATAATAATTTACAAAAATTCATTAAAAACAAGTAATTCACAAGTTATTAACATGCTTTTTCTTTATTATGAATAAAATGCTTTTATTCACATTTTTTAGTATTAAAGGTTGTGATTAAATATGTGGATAACTTTTAATATTTGTGATAGTTCACACATCTTTATTTAAAGATTATAAAAACTACTAAAATTTTTATTATGAAAGAAGATATTAAAGAACAATTAAACAGAGATGTTGTTGAATTAAGGGTTCTAACAGACCAATTTAAAGAAAATCTTTCAAAAAAGACCGATAACATCTGATATACCATTTTCTTTGCAAAAATGCAAGTGGTAAAATGTTCTAAGAATCATGTTATTTTTAGTAACACAGAGATAAATCAACAATACTTAGATATATATAAAAATGAATATGTTTCTCAAATAGACTCTGCTGTAAAAGATATTTTAGGTGAAGATTTCGTTTGAGATTTTATTGCTACAGATCTAATAGAGCACAAAAAAAACATTCAAGAAGCTAAAGTTAGCCAAAAGAAAATTAAAGAAGTAATTAAATTACAAATTCAAAACGAAGAAATAAACACAAATTTTACTTTTGATAATTATGTTCAAAGTGATTTTAACAAAGAAGCAGTAAGAATTTTTAAAAGTGTGGTTACTGATAATCCTGGAGTTAACATTTTGTATTTATCAGGTAAATCAGGATTGGGTAAAACACATTTAATTTCAGCTTTAATTAATGAATTTAAAAACGTTCGTAAATCAACAACTTCCATTTATATTAGTCCTTTTAATTTTTCTACTTATATTTCCAATTTAATCAAAGAAAATGATCCAGATAAAATTTCAAAAATTCTTAAATATTACTCAAATGTAGATTTAATTGTTTTTGATGATTTCCAAATCTTTGCAGAAGGTAAAAAAACAGCTACAAAAAATTTCTTGTTTAACATTATAGATAAGCGAATGTTGTTAAACAAATTAACTGTATTTGCATCAGAATTTGAAATTAAAGATATTGTTCATCTGTTTGAGGATCGTTTGATTACTCGTTTGAGGTC contains:
- a CDS encoding PTS transporter subunit EIIC, with product MKKKNKISKYFEFFGGIENIKFYHHKDNFYTFYFHDFSDVKIAQIQNYLFLGDIQVFDDFLTIKINEECFKDFKGLLSSKFKFDHNYYKKVFLWDETLKPSKNLINILRNLFKGFADIFLPLIPLFIVGGLSLATAILIDSFSKTTTQHSASYFLKLIGNSIFTSLPIFIGYTSMKRYGGNPFLGMAIGIILVAPSLFNINDSLNKYYVSAQLGASSETISMLKQTFIEEHKNIPNLTLDDIKVSYSLFPTNWGYFKFEFIGYQSQVFPTLIIVYLAYWIERISNKYIHSSIVALLSPLFTVLISVFIGFWILGPLGRVISDILAVALSGIWTYTNFPYFGIGGFIIGFSYPFMVLTGFHQGLLPVEIQLLATIGRSWISPIAISSNIAQGTVALAIATWMFINKFKNKTTKVISSGVTANLGITEPVVFGINLPLKYPMLIAAFSAGVAGYWMGITQVAAISQGSSSWIGSLIQFTWTITDADKQYYESLKLFSMGEYYIVNSIANALKMLIANLIAVLTAFSITLTLSLTKFKAQTKQWVVQNL
- the rpsG gene encoding 30S ribosomal protein S7, with product MSRKKSAPIREVLADPVFNSVIVTKLINTIMLDGKKSIAQDILYSAFEIVKEKTQKDPMEVFLQAVENITPQLEIRTRRIGGTNYQVPTEVSPRRKKTLALRWLVNYARSRNEKTMDVRLANEIIDASNKTGGAIKKREDTHKMAEANRAFAHFRW
- a CDS encoding ABC transporter ATP-binding protein, producing the protein MINTNILEVKNLSKKYKNFVALDNVSFEIKKGSFHAFIGTNGSGKTTTIKCIIGAYQKYTGDILINNISVTNPLSRSNLGYIPENATFPKDVTVYDYLSFLSSLFKLTKNEIEQKINFYLQQFKITDLKNKKPFNFSSGQKKKVLLIQALLADPEIIILDEPAANLDPYGRYELFNILKTLQSQGKTILICSHILSEVDNYSDSLTLINDGKIIYNGNKYDSLENIFYEKVIASK
- the rpsL gene encoding 30S ribosomal protein S12, with the protein product MPTTNQLVTSGRVSKVKKQNAPALSLSYNSLIKKAKKMASPFKRGVCTRVATMTPKKPNSALRKYARVKLSNGMEVTAYIPGEGHNLQEHSVVLIRGGRVKDLPGVRYHIVRGTQDAAGVAKRKQGRSLYGTKKEKAK
- a CDS encoding ABC transporter permease, producing MQNILFFSKSFFKLIFKKKSTYIPLIIFVLINLIVATVNLTLQLNVYIGIWSAVFGVLFIIFTIFYASLKYLNLFKDLQEEGLELLIVSKPISRLHLNLSKLFVLYFIALINAIVLSLLFVFLQANYFSGYFLFKIFALSLVVFFFTFTIMGQITALISLKLSAKLSLFIPSFAYLGIAFGGFALLNNSTSTPNNAGYYLNLENINTQSGNQANLKSFYLNNPDSQLNIFAYGQNKELSPLQKNYIEKVFKTSKNSALEYQVYSYLMFPYWFVGSLLFNDSLLNDSNDTFLKDTLYSFKKNSLRNSYQLKNNSNLLKLNIYNGKELKDLYVVPGLYKNSGLDKGVDTQLIYARENANNFDVSFKEDEYVFAQPNNIVGSLKWDVVKDALSDEILSAYFEDFYHQHLQNKQLFKEDILTLIASEINNPDSQLFNSNTYKTKLLDENYINGKYITSLTEQKIYLAVSFIYYLYFSHNNSQTLKELLYDKETLNYRFDQLKIKIDDNTYFIGGYKQFTPIQKVVDDKIIIRYELEKSDNTLFQGQETIYQINKSSLILNDWIFIFIWVLISTSSAVLLVYLNARKDYK